The DNA sequence ACCAACCTGCCTCTTACACCTCCTGGACTGTGTCCTCTCTCACTCCACATCTCTCATCTCCACTCTGCAATCTACAGCTCAATGACAGTCATTCTGGGGGCCCACAACATCGAGACAAAGGAGAAGACCCAACAGATCATCCCTGTGGCAAAAGCCATCCCACACCCAGCCTATAACGATAAGGACTGGTCCAATGACATCATGCTCTTAAAGGTGAGACCTGCCACCCTCCCATCCACACACCTCCACCCACACCTCACCCACCCCTGGTGCCTCTGCTCTGCTTGATGCACGGCTTGCCCCTCCCCTCCTGCTCTCATcctgctccttccctccctgccatCCTGGTTGTCAAAGTGTCCCAGGCTGGCAGGCTCCTGGCTAAGCTggtctctcctgcctcttccctaTCAGCTGCAGAGGAAGGCCAAGAGGACTAAAGCTGTGAGCCCACTCAAGCTGCCCAGGGCTAATGCCCAGGTGAAGCCAGGGGACGTGTGCCACCTAGCTGGCTGGGGGGCAATGTCCCTCAATGCCACTAAAGGAGCAGCCTCCCTACAAGAGGCTGTATTGATCATCCAGGATGACCAGAAATGCAAACTCCGCTTCCACCGCTATATCAAGACCATTCAGATTTGTGCTGGAGACCCAAAGCAAATACAGGCTGCTTTCAAGGTGGGGATCAAGCATTTAACAGACAAAATGCAGGAAGAAAGGAACGTGGGGGAGGCCTGGGTGTGAGAATGGCCAAACCCTCAAGCCCTAGAACCAAAGAGGGACATCACAAAAGTCAGGCCTCCCAGAGCCCTGATCCTGAGGGAGTTTGAAAGTCTGTCCTGGACCCGATCTAACAGTTAACCTTCCCAGGAGGAGGTACAGACAGCAGAGCCAAGGGAATCAGACTCAGTTCTTCCTTTCCCTGCCCACAGGGTGACTCTGGGGGACCCCTCGTGTGTGACAACAGGGCTTATGGAGTTTTAGCCTATGGAAAAACCAAGAGCATCGCTCCAGGAATCTTCACTAAAGTCGTGTCCTTCCTGCCGTGGATAAGAAGAAGCATGAAGCCTTCTAACAGGTGCTAAGCCAGCTGTTCCTACCAGCTTGTCTGGACACAGGCCAGAACCACATGGAGTGTGCAGCAAAGGTGAAAACTCATAATAAATTGATCTCCTCGGTGAATACAACTGACGTCCTTTATTGTTTGAGCATCTCTCGTGTGCACCTCGGTGGTCCAGGCAGACTCTCTTGTCAGTTCtgggcttttcttcttccttcttccccagcccctcctcGACCTGGAACTTCAGGCTAGACAATTCCACATATTTATCACCCCATACACGGTGGGGTtagtgggttgtttgtttgtttttatttttgagataggatctcagtacatagctctggctggcctggactttACTAcacagaccagcctggtcttaaCTCACAAAGGTCTGCTACATctgcctcctcagggctgggattaaaggtgtgtgctatgaCATCCAACCATACACATATTTCAATACCCAGCTCTTCAAGGTTGGCTTTCTCACCACACAAACAGGAGCCCACAGCACTGATGTACACTCAGTCATTCCTTTTCACACTTAGCCCTCCAGAAATGAACCTCCCCAGGACTAAAAAATCCCTCCCATCTCTAAACTACCTTCATCAAGTCCCCAACTCTTTCCAGAGAATCGAACAAAGCATTGGGGTGAAGGGAGATTTGACTCTGGGAATTAAAAAGGCCATGGGTCATGCCACTGGATATGTTTCCTATTTTCAGGACCTCCCATCTCTCTAGCAGGGCAGGCGACTCTCACCACTTGAACTGTCGGCAGTCTAGGAGGCTGAGACATCCCTCTGGTGGCCCCAGGCTCACCTGGGTGTCATTTCCCCACCCATCAAGGCTCTCAGTCAACTTCTGTCCCCTTGTTGGTTTTCAAGTGTTTTCCACATGGCTTCCTCCAGCCACCAATAGTTTCTGATCCAGCCCCACTTCCCCAGCCCTGATTTAAACCGGCCTTTTTACTCATCTACCTATAAGTTCCAAACACTTGGAATCTCATTTACCTCTTAATCCAGCTAGACATAGGCTGCCGGTCACCTGATGCTCACCCCTCCCACCTAAGCCAGCTGGCTGAGCCCTGTTCTAGGCTGAGTCTTCCAAGGAGAGGCTCAGCCATGACCTCCAGTCACTCAACAGCCCTGGCTCAGCTTGGAAACTCTGCTTCCCCCTGCTGGCAACATGAATTATAGCAGTTTGTGAACCAGAGGGATCCAAGGGATGCTAGGCTGGAAGTATCTTTTTGAAATCATCAACCCACACTGT is a window from the Peromyscus eremicus chromosome 9, PerEre_H2_v1, whole genome shotgun sequence genome containing:
- the LOC131918972 gene encoding granzyme G-like, which translates into the protein MPPVLILLTFLLPLGAGGEEIIGGHEAKPHSRPYMTFIESLHVGGNRSRCGGFLVQDNFVLTAAHCLGSSMTVILGAHNIETKEKTQQIIPVAKAIPHPAYNDKDWSNDIMLLKLQRKAKRTKAVSPLKLPRANAQVKPGDVCHLAGWGAMSLNATKGAASLQEAVLIIQDDQKCKLRFHRYIKTIQICAGDPKQIQAAFKGDSGGPLVCDNRAYGVLAYGKTKSIAPGIFTKVVSFLPWIRRSMKPSNRC